One window of the Desmospora profundinema genome contains the following:
- the yfbR gene encoding 5'-deoxynucleotidase, with amino-acid sequence MIRLNPFFAYLFRLRFIRRWSLMRNVMPENVAEHSFHVALLTHALCTIGSEVFKKEVPVERAVTMALFHDATEVITGDIPSPVKHHNPRISKGFHEIESLAAERMSEMIPEALRQSYRPLINHAESDVYRWVKGADLLDGYLKCVSEISAGNREFAVAKEDLKKRLDGLDMPEVDYFLEHFAPSFHQTLDEISEPMYKTNMADS; translated from the coding sequence GTGATCCGGTTGAACCCTTTTTTTGCGTATTTGTTTCGGCTCCGTTTCATCCGTCGCTGGAGTCTGATGCGGAATGTCATGCCTGAAAATGTGGCGGAACACAGTTTTCATGTCGCGCTGTTGACCCATGCCTTATGCACAATCGGCTCAGAAGTGTTCAAAAAGGAGGTTCCGGTGGAGCGGGCGGTCACCATGGCCTTGTTCCATGATGCCACGGAAGTGATCACCGGAGATATTCCGAGTCCCGTCAAACATCACAATCCCCGTATTTCCAAAGGATTTCACGAGATCGAGTCCCTGGCCGCCGAGCGGATGTCGGAAATGATTCCGGAAGCATTGCGCCAGTCCTACAGGCCCTTGATCAACCATGCGGAATCCGACGTGTATCGCTGGGTCAAAGGAGCCGATCTGTTGGACGGTTACTTGAAATGCGTGTCGGAAATCTCGGCGGGAAACCGAGAGTTTGCTGTTGCAAAGGAAGATTTAAAAAAACGGCTGGATGGATTGGATATGCCGGAAGTGGACTATTTTTTGGAGCATTTCGCTCCGAGCTTTCATCAAACTCTCGACGAAATATCGGAACCGATGTACAAGACCAACATGGCCGACTCCTGA
- a CDS encoding TetR/AcrR family transcriptional regulator, producing MSKSTRTNSKREAIIKAAIKLFSQQGVDGTSVKAIGEVAGVTDAALYKHFSSKSALAKAVFAYYADHYTQLIDHYRKQSAPFDQRISDLIRGIVNNLDEDHFGLLLLSQRHEWFVQIAQEHRLPLTAMTELIADGIDSGAIPPQNPQLTAALLIGALLRLAVFVENGVKLHTESNLEEIRKRMFGLIGLI from the coding sequence ATGAGCAAATCAACACGTACCAACAGTAAAAGAGAGGCTATTATCAAAGCGGCCATCAAACTTTTTTCACAACAAGGGGTCGACGGTACCAGCGTGAAGGCGATCGGGGAAGTGGCGGGTGTGACGGATGCCGCCCTTTACAAGCATTTCTCTAGCAAATCTGCGCTGGCCAAAGCTGTCTTTGCTTATTATGCCGATCATTATACCCAGCTCATTGACCATTACAGGAAGCAATCCGCTCCGTTCGACCAGCGGATCTCCGATTTGATCCGGGGCATCGTCAACAATCTGGATGAAGATCATTTTGGTCTTCTGTTGCTCAGTCAGCGGCACGAATGGTTTGTCCAGATCGCTCAGGAACACCGGCTTCCCCTGACAGCGATGACGGAATTGATTGCAGACGGCATTGACAGCGGTGCTATCCCACCTCAAAATCCGCAATTGACGGCCGCATTGCTAATCGGTGCGTTACTCCGTTTGGCCGTGTTTGTCGAGAATGGTGTCAAACTGCATACGGAATCAAATTTGGAAGAAATTAGAAAGCGCATGTTTGGTTTGATTGGGCTAATATAG
- a CDS encoding medium chain dehydrogenase/reductase family protein, whose amino-acid sequence MEKNHRVVITRYGGPEVLQWIEEPMPMPKEEQVLVKVLATGVAHGDILIRKGILVPPLQRLPLTPGFEIVGRVEKVGSQVIGFKKGQLVAALTIVGGNSEYICVHYKDLVSVPQSVGVEEAVSLVLNYLTAYQMLHRYAKVQPGQNLLIHGASGGVGTALLQLGKMIGVNMYGTASSAKHEIVARYGAFPIDYRQTDFVEVINQMVPEGVDAVFDPIGGYHFNLSYRVLRKRGILIGYGFQSDGSRRSILQSLARLISLKIRPDGKRSKFYSLVVLKKKKPNWIKEDLSHLFKLTADGAIQPIIYQQFPLAEIRSAHETFENGITIGKIILVTEKYQRHSKQADTGVQQPKAK is encoded by the coding sequence ATGGAAAAAAATCATCGCGTGGTCATTACACGATACGGAGGACCGGAAGTATTGCAATGGATAGAGGAACCGATGCCCATGCCGAAAGAGGAGCAAGTGCTCGTGAAAGTCCTCGCCACCGGTGTGGCTCATGGAGATATCCTAATCCGCAAAGGGATCCTGGTCCCACCGTTGCAAAGGTTGCCTCTCACCCCCGGCTTTGAAATCGTGGGGAGGGTAGAGAAGGTCGGCAGCCAGGTGATTGGGTTTAAAAAAGGCCAGCTGGTTGCTGCTTTGACGATTGTGGGCGGGAACAGTGAATACATCTGTGTCCACTATAAAGACCTGGTATCCGTTCCCCAAAGCGTTGGAGTCGAGGAAGCTGTCTCCCTTGTGCTAAATTATCTGACCGCCTATCAAATGCTTCACCGTTACGCGAAAGTGCAACCCGGTCAAAACCTTCTCATCCACGGTGCATCAGGCGGGGTGGGTACCGCTTTATTGCAATTGGGGAAGATGATCGGAGTAAACATGTACGGGACGGCCTCCTCAGCCAAACATGAGATCGTTGCCCGTTATGGAGCATTTCCCATCGACTATAGACAGACCGATTTTGTGGAGGTTATTAATCAAATGGTGCCGGAAGGGGTGGATGCGGTTTTTGATCCAATCGGTGGGTACCACTTTAACCTTTCTTACCGTGTGCTCCGTAAAAGGGGTATTCTGATCGGATACGGATTTCAGAGCGATGGTTCCAGACGATCCATCCTGCAGAGTCTGGCGCGTCTGATATCGTTAAAAATACGACCGGACGGAAAGCGAAGCAAATTTTACAGCCTCGTTGTATTGAAAAAGAAAAAGCCGAACTGGATAAAAGAAGATCTGTCTCATCTGTTCAAACTTACGGCAGACGGTGCCATACAGCCGATCATCTATCAACAGTTTCCTCTGGCAGAGATCCGCTCTGCTCATGAAACGTTTGAAAACGGTATTACCATTGGCAAAATCATTCTTGTGACGGAAAAATACCAAAGGCATAGTAAACAAGCTGACACCGGGGTGCAACAACCAAAAGCAAAATAA
- a CDS encoding 3D domain-containing protein has protein sequence MSILRWVAAGLCLVGGFTLFADKSLPAWSGQAAAKENSVIRVQRGDTLFALARQHKTDVETLAELNDLSDPSFIRVGQELRLPRQREANKSTEKRKPSRSGGEDAMPAMARGQSLGSFTLTAYTAGPESTGKSPGHPAYGVTSSGAKVSEGVTIAVDPEVIPIGSRVYIDGVGYRVAQDTGGAIKGNKIDVYMNDVDEARQFGVKEGVRVELVE, from the coding sequence ATGTCGATCCTGCGCTGGGTCGCCGCCGGCCTCTGCTTGGTGGGCGGTTTTACGCTCTTTGCCGACAAATCCCTCCCTGCTTGGTCCGGTCAAGCCGCTGCCAAGGAGAACTCCGTCATCCGGGTGCAACGGGGAGATACCCTGTTCGCGTTGGCTCGTCAACACAAGACCGATGTGGAGACGTTGGCGGAGTTAAACGATCTATCGGATCCTTCCTTTATTCGGGTGGGGCAGGAGCTGCGTCTGCCCCGCCAGCGGGAGGCGAACAAGTCTACGGAGAAAAGAAAGCCGAGCCGTTCTGGCGGTGAGGATGCGATGCCGGCCATGGCACGGGGCCAATCCCTCGGCTCATTTACCTTGACCGCTTATACAGCTGGTCCGGAATCAACCGGCAAATCGCCAGGGCATCCCGCATACGGTGTTACTTCCAGCGGTGCGAAGGTGTCGGAAGGGGTGACGATCGCTGTTGACCCGGAGGTGATCCCGATCGGTTCCCGAGTTTATATCGACGGTGTGGGTTACCGGGTGGCTCAGGATACGGGGGGAGCGATCAAAGGCAATAAAATCGATGTCTATATGAATGATGTGGATGAGGCCAGGCAGTTTGGAGTGAAAGAAGGAGTGCGGGTAGAGCTGGTGGAGTGA
- a CDS encoding DNA-3-methyladenine glycosylase family protein codes for MVRLRLKPKGIYSFQETSRRLIQFEKTAYRQDGEDLLRTIRLADRPLLLRLRWLGDALEVQTDSLLEDENVQELEVRIRRMFSLDVDLTPFYEVIRNADPMLHTVVEPRKGLHIVLDADPYECLMKTIISQQLNVTFAATLIGRLVETAGETIRTDRGEMTVFPSPEEVARLRYEDLQALQFSRRKAEYVIDLSRRVAEGRLDLFRLEHLSNEEVMEQLLPLRGVGRWTAECFLLFGLGRPDLLPAADIGLRNAIRQVYGHDSQPTIETVRQLGDAWAPWRSYATFYLWDRLSEG; via the coding sequence ATGGTACGGTTGCGATTAAAGCCGAAAGGAATCTATTCATTTCAGGAGACGAGCCGCCGTCTCATCCAATTTGAAAAAACGGCCTACCGTCAGGATGGGGAGGATCTCCTGCGGACCATCCGACTGGCGGACCGTCCGCTTCTTTTGCGACTGCGATGGTTGGGGGATGCGCTGGAAGTCCAAACCGATTCCCTTCTGGAGGATGAAAACGTACAGGAGTTGGAAGTCCGCATCCGGCGGATGTTTTCCCTGGATGTGGACCTGACACCCTTTTACGAAGTTATCCGGAACGCAGATCCCATGCTCCATACCGTGGTGGAGCCACGGAAAGGGCTTCATATTGTCTTGGATGCGGATCCCTACGAATGCCTGATGAAGACGATCATCAGCCAACAGTTGAACGTAACCTTTGCTGCCACCTTGATTGGACGTCTGGTGGAGACCGCCGGTGAAACGATCCGCACGGATCGAGGGGAGATGACCGTATTTCCCTCCCCGGAAGAGGTGGCCCGTCTTCGCTATGAAGACTTGCAGGCCCTGCAATTTAGTCGGCGCAAGGCGGAATATGTGATCGATCTTTCCCGCCGGGTGGCGGAAGGGCGTCTTGATTTGTTCCGATTGGAGCACCTGTCTAATGAGGAAGTGATGGAACAGTTGCTCCCGTTGCGGGGAGTTGGCCGTTGGACTGCAGAGTGCTTCCTTCTTTTCGGCCTGGGAAGGCCCGATTTGTTGCCGGCAGCGGATATCGGCCTCCGCAATGCGATCCGGCAGGTTTATGGCCATGATTCACAGCCGACCATCGAGACGGTACGCCAACTCGGCGACGCCTGGGCTCCCTGGCGCAGCTATGCCACCTTTTACCTGTGGGATCGGCTAAGTGAAGGATAA
- a CDS encoding mechanosensitive ion channel family protein, protein MASFVFGWLTAAEWMENMEEMQGLAEEIVEDPVTNLWVPLVEHVLMPAGQIAVITLLTWLALRFSGKLVDRLLNISHFQQNRGTTLARLIKSTSRYVIYFIATITILDTLGIEVTPILAGAGIVGLAVGFGAQNLVKDVITGFFIIFDNQMEVGDYVQINGNIEGTVEEIGLRVTRIREFSQRLHYVSNGEITRITNYNRDRMRPMIAVTVPYEADQSLVHQTLQHLCENLSKRFAPYVIEPFSIFGVTNIGRDGVEYTLMAVATPDEYWMIQREMRKAVVHQFNEKGIEFAYPRQILAGSQNLSSLLSGTSEPNKDRE, encoded by the coding sequence ATGGCATCTTTCGTTTTTGGCTGGCTCACCGCCGCGGAATGGATGGAAAATATGGAGGAAATGCAAGGATTAGCAGAAGAGATCGTGGAAGATCCCGTGACCAACCTTTGGGTACCATTGGTGGAACATGTGTTGATGCCTGCCGGTCAAATCGCAGTCATCACCCTGCTGACCTGGCTGGCACTTCGCTTTTCGGGAAAACTGGTGGACCGGCTTCTCAACATCAGCCATTTCCAACAAAACAGGGGCACCACCTTAGCACGGCTGATTAAATCCACCTCCCGATATGTGATCTATTTCATCGCAACCATTACCATCCTGGATACACTGGGAATTGAAGTGACTCCGATTCTGGCGGGTGCGGGGATCGTTGGGCTGGCTGTGGGCTTTGGCGCGCAAAATTTGGTGAAAGACGTGATCACCGGCTTTTTCATCATTTTCGACAACCAGATGGAAGTAGGGGATTATGTTCAGATCAACGGCAACATCGAAGGAACCGTGGAAGAAATCGGCCTTCGCGTCACACGGATCCGTGAATTCAGTCAACGCCTTCATTATGTATCCAACGGGGAAATCACCCGGATCACCAACTATAACCGGGATCGGATGCGGCCCATGATCGCAGTCACCGTTCCCTACGAAGCGGACCAAAGTCTCGTCCATCAAACGCTGCAGCACCTCTGCGAAAATTTGAGTAAACGCTTTGCCCCTTATGTCATTGAACCCTTCTCCATTTTCGGAGTAACCAATATCGGCCGCGACGGTGTGGAGTACACCCTGATGGCTGTCGCCACACCGGATGAATACTGGATGATTCAACGGGAAATGCGAAAAGCAGTGGTCCACCAATTTAACGAAAAAGGGATTGAGTTTGCGTACCCGCGTCAGATCCTGGCAGGATCCCAAAACCTCTCTTCCCTGCTTTCCGGAACATCGGAACCGAACAAAGACCGGGAATAA
- a CDS encoding metal-dependent hydrolase, with protein sequence MDTGTHFLMGVGLFGLAHLDPAVAQSEMTAQAVLLGTMIGSQAPDLDTLYRFKGNTTYVRNHRGWSHSIPMWFLWPLLISAGITLFWEPVSFLSLLGWTGLAVLTHVAVDLFNSYGTQALRPFSNRWIRWHVLPIIDPVIITLHLTGFGLWAWSSMPPGPLFAGLYAMLAGYIAVRRWLRLRQTRQITADAQPDERLVLLPTMRIGCWQVIGEGTEKIRFGRLEKETLTWEQEVSKAAIHHPAAQASLAHPAIRFFYDFCDHRFVKVEPSSIGWEVRWSDARDHRHGEFPFQAIAWIDLQHKVLDASIGWLSTKSVQRRRTHLQSLNNRG encoded by the coding sequence ATGGATACCGGAACCCATTTCCTCATGGGTGTAGGGCTGTTTGGTCTCGCCCACTTGGACCCGGCAGTGGCCCAATCGGAAATGACTGCCCAGGCGGTGTTGCTGGGAACCATGATCGGCTCTCAAGCACCGGATTTGGATACGCTGTATCGCTTCAAAGGAAACACCACTTATGTGCGTAACCACCGGGGTTGGTCCCATTCCATCCCGATGTGGTTTCTTTGGCCTCTGCTGATCAGTGCGGGTATCACCTTGTTTTGGGAGCCTGTCTCTTTCCTTTCCCTCCTCGGATGGACGGGACTGGCCGTACTGACACATGTGGCAGTGGATCTGTTCAATTCTTACGGAACACAAGCATTGCGTCCCTTCTCCAATCGTTGGATTCGATGGCACGTTCTCCCCATTATCGATCCCGTCATCATCACCCTTCACTTGACCGGTTTCGGATTGTGGGCTTGGTCTTCGATGCCTCCCGGACCTCTTTTCGCGGGCTTGTATGCCATGTTGGCCGGCTATATCGCGGTTCGCCGGTGGTTACGACTTCGTCAGACCCGACAAATAACAGCGGATGCCCAACCAGACGAACGCTTGGTCCTTCTGCCCACCATGCGGATCGGATGCTGGCAGGTAATCGGTGAAGGAACCGAAAAGATTCGATTCGGGCGGCTGGAAAAAGAAACCCTCACATGGGAACAGGAAGTTTCCAAGGCAGCGATCCACCATCCTGCCGCCCAAGCCTCCCTCGCTCACCCGGCCATTCGTTTCTTTTATGATTTTTGTGATCATCGGTTTGTAAAAGTGGAGCCCAGCTCTATCGGATGGGAAGTTCGCTGGTCAGATGCCCGCGACCACCGCCATGGGGAGTTTCCCTTCCAAGCGATCGCCTGGATCGATTTGCAGCACAAAGTCTTGGACGCCTCAATCGGGTGGCTGAGTACGAAAAGCGTTCAAAGGCGCCGTACCCACCTTCAGTCTCTCAACAACAGGGGGTAA
- the mutY gene encoding A/G-specific adenine glycosylase: protein MSRTSTSNLPRLESGWVEAIQRNLLAWYDQNKRDLPWRINQDPYRIWVSEIMLQQTRVDTVIPYYERFMERFPTLGDLAGADEDEVVKAWEGLGYYSRARHLHAAVREVTASYDGEVPQQWEEISRLKGVGAYTAGAILSIAYDQRVPAVDGNVMRVFSRWLALWDDVAKVSTRKRIETLAIQVIPADRPGDFNQALMELGALICSPLAPRCDHCPVRDECHARQRGIQAELPVKSKAKPPVPVAVTFGWITDGSRILLEKRPPEGLLAGMWGLPTVENNPNEKTLGETLQQALEKEGFPVELGASLGELEHVFSHRRWRVTIVEGDAESGMEMLSDRYQWVQPGKWDRLAFPNVYHKAIRLVSEKREGIGGIQGRLF from the coding sequence GTGAGCCGTACGTCAACATCGAATCTTCCCCGGCTGGAATCCGGGTGGGTCGAAGCGATCCAACGAAACTTGTTGGCTTGGTACGATCAGAATAAACGGGATCTTCCCTGGCGAATCAACCAGGATCCCTATCGCATCTGGGTTTCGGAGATCATGTTGCAACAGACTCGGGTCGATACGGTGATCCCCTATTATGAGCGCTTTATGGAGCGTTTCCCCACTCTGGGCGACCTGGCCGGGGCAGATGAAGATGAGGTGGTGAAAGCCTGGGAAGGACTGGGCTATTATTCCCGCGCCCGTCATTTGCACGCTGCCGTTAGGGAAGTGACTGCCTCCTACGACGGAGAAGTCCCTCAGCAATGGGAAGAGATTTCCCGTTTGAAGGGAGTAGGGGCATATACCGCAGGTGCGATATTGAGCATTGCTTATGACCAGCGGGTCCCGGCAGTGGACGGCAATGTTATGCGTGTTTTTTCCCGGTGGCTGGCGTTGTGGGACGACGTGGCCAAAGTCTCCACCCGCAAACGGATCGAAACATTGGCGATTCAGGTGATTCCTGCTGATCGGCCCGGTGATTTCAACCAAGCGTTAATGGAGTTGGGGGCCCTGATCTGTTCCCCGCTGGCTCCCCGATGCGATCATTGCCCGGTTCGGGATGAATGCCATGCGCGGCAACGGGGAATTCAGGCGGAATTGCCGGTTAAATCAAAGGCGAAACCTCCGGTGCCTGTTGCCGTCACTTTCGGTTGGATCACGGATGGCAGCCGGATTCTGCTGGAAAAGCGCCCCCCGGAAGGGCTGTTGGCTGGCATGTGGGGGCTGCCCACCGTGGAAAACAACCCCAACGAGAAGACTCTTGGCGAAACGTTGCAACAAGCCCTGGAGAAGGAAGGTTTCCCTGTGGAGTTGGGAGCATCCCTGGGAGAATTGGAACACGTCTTCAGTCATCGCCGATGGCGAGTCACCATCGTGGAGGGAGACGCGGAGTCCGGGATGGAAATGCTGTCCGACCGTTACCAGTGGGTACAGCCCGGAAAATGGGACCGATTGGCATTTCCCAATGTTTATCATAAGGCAATCCGACTCGTTTCCGAGAAGCGGGAAGGAATCGGAGGAATTCAAGGACGTCTGTTTTGA
- a CDS encoding VanW family protein — protein MNEKEKALRKAEPEIPDKRAEETEKKGDPELSESTKSGGDPSISNDKDGPGTGLTLAALWAKVVHLSEEAGRRLLDGLKQTPLAKRFALDRIQPVPFMWTSLTLGVFAVAGLAWVSLQPLSPVSHADSVVEEAGDPEEAEVEAEPEPEPLPLILVHGDQRWEMDLRKWGYDGEDPSTLDKEKWEKWLKSIAKEVQLPAQNAKAERFGGTIQPAKEGRKMDLEAMDRWLEQLPTRLNHPEVIPTVPVAPRVTENDIRRVNEKRIGTYTTYLNAGNVNRTTNVRLSSDAIHNRVLNPGEEFSFNQTVGQRTTARGYKPATIIVKGEYSEGLGGGICQTSSTLYNSVDNAGLEITARYSHSAEVTYVPKGRDATVAWHGPDFRFRNNLDRPILIRSFLQGGSLTVEVYSSNDTKNQSRQVQSAPTEVEDMVPSGD, from the coding sequence GTGAACGAGAAAGAGAAAGCGTTGCGTAAAGCAGAGCCGGAAATTCCTGACAAACGGGCGGAAGAGACGGAAAAAAAAGGCGACCCAGAACTGTCGGAATCGACAAAATCAGGAGGGGATCCTTCCATATCCAATGATAAAGACGGGCCAGGTACCGGGTTGACTTTGGCTGCCTTGTGGGCGAAGGTGGTGCATCTATCCGAGGAAGCGGGCAGGCGTCTTCTGGATGGATTGAAGCAAACCCCGCTGGCCAAAAGGTTCGCATTGGATCGGATCCAGCCGGTTCCGTTCATGTGGACCTCCCTGACTCTGGGAGTGTTTGCTGTTGCAGGGCTGGCATGGGTATCCCTGCAGCCGTTAAGCCCGGTCTCCCACGCCGATTCGGTAGTGGAGGAAGCGGGCGATCCGGAGGAAGCGGAAGTGGAGGCGGAGCCGGAACCGGAGCCCTTACCTCTGATTCTGGTCCATGGAGACCAGCGATGGGAAATGGATTTGCGAAAGTGGGGATATGACGGGGAAGACCCTTCTACCCTGGATAAAGAAAAATGGGAGAAATGGTTAAAATCCATCGCCAAAGAGGTGCAGCTTCCGGCTCAAAACGCCAAGGCAGAACGTTTTGGGGGAACGATCCAGCCTGCCAAGGAAGGCAGGAAGATGGATCTGGAAGCGATGGATCGCTGGTTGGAGCAACTGCCCACTCGACTCAACCATCCCGAGGTAATTCCAACCGTACCCGTTGCTCCCCGAGTGACGGAGAATGATATCCGGCGAGTGAATGAAAAGCGCATCGGAACTTATACCACCTACTTGAATGCAGGAAATGTAAATCGCACAACCAACGTGCGTCTGTCCAGTGACGCCATCCATAACCGGGTATTGAATCCGGGGGAGGAGTTCTCCTTTAATCAAACAGTGGGGCAGCGTACTACCGCTCGGGGATACAAACCGGCGACCATCATCGTAAAAGGGGAATACAGCGAAGGGCTGGGCGGTGGGATCTGCCAAACTTCCTCCACCCTTTACAACAGTGTGGACAATGCCGGACTGGAGATCACGGCGCGTTATTCCCACAGTGCCGAGGTGACCTATGTTCCCAAAGGGCGGGATGCCACCGTGGCTTGGCATGGGCCCGATTTTCGTTTTCGCAATAACCTGGATCGGCCCATTTTAATTCGTTCCTTCCTGCAAGGAGGATCTCTGACGGTAGAAGTATACTCGTCCAACGATACGAAAAATCAGAGCCGGCAAGTGCAATCCGCTCCCACAGAGGTAGAGGACATGGTGCCCAGTGGTGATTAA
- a CDS encoding DUF2512 family protein: MAGFIVKLIVCPLTVIAASFLFPNVQYSAFYQPVIIGLILAAAAHMMEIFLLREETTIISTVLDFFAAALIVYVASMFFVGARVTFFGALLTALLLTITEIIQHRWLIQSGRTRKSPTES; the protein is encoded by the coding sequence TTGGCAGGTTTCATCGTGAAATTGATTGTGTGTCCGTTAACGGTTATTGCAGCTTCATTTCTATTTCCGAATGTCCAATATTCAGCGTTTTATCAACCGGTTATCATCGGATTGATCTTAGCGGCAGCGGCGCATATGATGGAAATCTTTCTGCTTAGAGAAGAAACAACGATTATCAGTACTGTCTTGGATTTTTTTGCCGCAGCATTGATTGTTTATGTGGCATCTATGTTTTTTGTCGGTGCACGAGTTACATTTTTCGGAGCGTTATTAACAGCCTTATTACTTACGATTACTGAAATCATTCAACATCGTTGGTTAATACAAAGCGGTAGAACCCGAAAATCACCGACTGAAAGTTAA
- a CDS encoding GNAT family N-acetyltransferase: protein MNLRSFQLSDVHEVTSIWKMTASKEREEQTLQVLAKQLAYDRDLVLVAEKDGMVVGAIVGTIEKDTGYLYCLAVHPMFQGQGVGRELTILLEDRIRSKGVERIQVMVDEGTEKLAPFYHHLGYPQVSSSILKKNWLFQLQDAVSTT, encoded by the coding sequence ATGAACCTGCGATCGTTCCAATTGTCCGATGTCCATGAGGTTACTTCCATCTGGAAAATGACCGCTTCCAAGGAGAGGGAAGAACAGACGCTGCAAGTGCTGGCCAAGCAGTTGGCCTATGATCGGGATCTGGTCCTGGTGGCGGAGAAGGACGGTATGGTGGTGGGTGCGATCGTCGGGACAATAGAGAAGGATACGGGATATCTTTATTGTCTGGCTGTCCACCCCATGTTTCAAGGACAAGGTGTAGGTCGAGAGCTGACTATTTTGTTGGAAGATCGGATTCGCAGCAAGGGTGTAGAGAGAATTCAAGTGATGGTGGACGAAGGTACCGAGAAATTGGCTCCCTTTTATCATCATTTGGGGTACCCGCAAGTATCCTCTTCGATTTTAAAGAAAAACTGGCTGTTTCAGCTTCAGGATGCCGTGTCGACGACGTAA
- a CDS encoding S8 family peptidase — MGRERERWFQQSKGRLDPGLVEVLLGLQEAEPKEEETSLPVIIRLNDRVNEEKRQQAIQRCRDGSCNSLDGELKLSDSVFGRLSPATIQELLDYEAIEKVFYDRPVKAFLDVAGKFTGAVDVRLEEGLSGEGVTIAVLDTGIHPHPDLTLPQSRIDGFIDWINGKAEPYDDQGHGTHCAGDAAGNGNSSEGLYTAPAPGARLLGLKVLDENGGGRLSTVIQGVEWCVENREQHRIRILSLSLGAPAYESHREDPLCLAVEKAWHTGIAVFVAAGNEGPEPGTISTPGISPAVITVGSMDDRDTVDVSDDEKAPYSSRGPTADAWVKPDIYAPGTSIVSLSVPGSPLEKQFPENRVGEHYIRLSGTSMAAPFCAGVAALLLEVNPQLSPNDVKSILMQTARAMEGDDPAGVVDVKQAVALAKQYLQFQEGLVETR; from the coding sequence ATGGGGCGAGAGCGTGAAAGATGGTTTCAGCAGTCGAAAGGCCGATTGGATCCCGGTTTGGTCGAGGTGCTTCTAGGGCTGCAGGAGGCGGAGCCAAAGGAAGAGGAAACGTCGTTGCCCGTCATTATCCGATTGAACGACCGGGTGAATGAGGAAAAGCGTCAGCAGGCTATACAGCGGTGCCGGGACGGTTCCTGCAACTCGTTGGACGGTGAGCTGAAACTGTCAGACAGTGTTTTTGGAAGACTGTCTCCGGCAACGATCCAGGAATTGCTGGATTACGAAGCGATCGAAAAGGTATTTTATGACCGCCCGGTAAAGGCGTTTCTCGATGTAGCCGGAAAGTTCACCGGTGCGGTTGATGTTCGTTTGGAAGAAGGATTGAGCGGAGAAGGAGTCACCATCGCTGTTCTCGATACGGGTATCCACCCTCATCCAGACTTAACCCTTCCGCAATCCCGTATTGACGGGTTTATCGATTGGATCAACGGAAAGGCGGAACCGTATGACGATCAGGGGCACGGCACCCATTGTGCAGGAGATGCGGCGGGGAACGGGAACTCGTCGGAAGGCTTGTACACGGCACCGGCACCTGGCGCACGCCTGCTCGGGCTGAAGGTGTTGGATGAAAATGGTGGAGGGCGATTGTCCACCGTGATTCAGGGTGTGGAGTGGTGTGTGGAAAACCGTGAACAGCACCGGATCCGCATCCTTTCCTTGTCTCTTGGTGCACCGGCCTATGAATCCCACCGGGAGGATCCGTTGTGCCTGGCGGTGGAGAAAGCATGGCATACCGGGATTGCCGTATTTGTAGCGGCCGGCAATGAGGGACCGGAACCGGGAACCATCAGCACACCGGGGATCTCACCTGCGGTGATTACGGTGGGATCGATGGATGATCGTGATACGGTCGATGTTTCAGATGATGAAAAAGCACCCTACTCCAGTCGAGGTCCCACTGCTGATGCATGGGTGAAACCTGATATCTATGCCCCGGGAACATCGATTGTTTCCTTGTCCGTTCCCGGTTCTCCGCTGGAAAAGCAGTTTCCGGAAAACCGGGTGGGCGAGCATTATATCCGTTTAAGCGGAACGTCGATGGCCGCCCCGTTTTGTGCTGGGGTGGCTGCACTGTTGCTGGAGGTAAACCCGCAGCTCAGTCCCAACGACGTGAAGAGTATTTTGATGCAGACAGCCCGTGCGATGGAGGGGGATGATCCCGCAGGGGTGGTGGATGTCAAACAGGCAGTAGCGTTGGCAAAACAATATCTTCAATTCCAGGAAGGGCTGGTGGAAACCCGTTGA